A single region of the Solwaraspora sp. WMMD791 genome encodes:
- a CDS encoding helix-turn-helix domain-containing protein has protein sequence MSPDHAPDQSTVGFDELLRGCRLAAGLTQAELAARAGVGVRTVRDLERARSSRPQRTTVDLLAAALGLTGADLAEFAAAARGHAAVLRPAVPRQYAPTLAAVAAGTDGDDPVAGTTVGGSRGLPPAAELIGRDCDVAELANILTSADGSGAGLTSLVGLAGVGKTSLALAVAANATRHLPGGAGGIVVTEGSSVSDVLTATATVFDVGRIHDLAARLADAPALLLVDAVERSPVATADALYWLLRVAPTLRVVATGRHPVGLPGERVWPVAPLEVPPADTEADLAAVADYPAVKLFLARLRKVRREQVHPTEVGALVGLVRRLGGLPLALELAAARGRALDLNEIFNRYGDRPLDLTGPPSREAVAVTLRDAVAASYALLTPAERRGVRRLSVLRNRWSVELAEGMLAADDTAGTTDADTAVDPVPFLDRLMSLGLLGARGAGPYRFRLIDVIRDLATERAAAHGELSAIRRRHAVLFAGLAERATADLAGPKLVTTVNRLDEVASDLWAALAHSANDDPHTALRLAAALPRWWRFRGRDVAGRRWLRRLLDDPRMVDVDPTVRAWAQVGVAQLAVEHGAGAQELPAARAALATFTELGDTAGELATRTVLSAACLAAGQFTEARDHAQAVLAVAGRTGRVRDMTLAQHDLAWHEVRAGDLRAARRRLAAVDRLAARTGEDRLRLLARANLAEVARLEGRYARAVDLARRVLAALTAVGDPSHRRRVLGTLALALAQDGRLAEAAAALTQLRSYSMPVDELDRGPVRPVDPAGAGDDPRCALIEATIAAARGDRELAVEWYAVAARSRCAGSQPRDAIEAMVALAAGTETAAARQAALDRLTAAAKESGITLLPRERQEIGWPDQP, from the coding sequence ATGAGTCCGGATCATGCTCCTGACCAGAGCACGGTCGGGTTCGACGAACTGCTCCGTGGGTGCCGGCTGGCCGCCGGGCTGACCCAGGCGGAGCTTGCCGCCCGGGCCGGCGTCGGCGTCCGCACGGTCCGTGATCTGGAGCGGGCCCGATCCTCCCGGCCGCAGCGGACCACCGTGGACCTGTTGGCCGCCGCGCTCGGCCTGACCGGTGCCGACCTGGCCGAGTTCGCCGCCGCCGCCCGTGGCCACGCGGCGGTGCTGCGCCCTGCGGTCCCCCGCCAGTACGCTCCGACGCTCGCCGCCGTCGCAGCCGGGACCGACGGCGACGACCCGGTGGCGGGCACCACCGTCGGCGGCAGTCGCGGCCTGCCGCCGGCAGCAGAGCTGATCGGCCGCGACTGCGACGTGGCGGAGCTCGCGAACATCCTCACCTCGGCTGACGGCTCCGGCGCGGGACTGACCAGCCTGGTCGGACTCGCCGGGGTCGGCAAGACCAGCCTGGCGCTGGCGGTGGCGGCCAACGCGACGCGGCACCTGCCGGGCGGGGCCGGTGGGATCGTCGTCACCGAAGGCTCCTCTGTCAGCGACGTACTCACCGCGACCGCGACCGTGTTCGACGTCGGCCGCATCCACGACCTGGCGGCCCGGCTCGCCGACGCCCCCGCCCTGCTGCTGGTGGACGCCGTCGAGCGGTCCCCGGTCGCCACCGCCGACGCGCTGTACTGGCTGCTGCGGGTGGCGCCCACGCTGCGGGTGGTCGCCACCGGCCGGCACCCGGTCGGCCTGCCGGGTGAGCGGGTGTGGCCGGTCGCCCCGCTGGAAGTGCCACCGGCCGACACCGAGGCGGACCTCGCCGCGGTCGCCGACTACCCGGCGGTGAAACTCTTCCTGGCCCGGCTGCGCAAGGTGCGGCGGGAACAGGTCCACCCCACCGAGGTCGGCGCCCTGGTCGGGCTGGTCCGTCGACTCGGCGGGCTGCCGCTGGCACTGGAGTTGGCGGCGGCCCGTGGCCGGGCGCTCGACCTCAACGAGATCTTCAACCGGTACGGCGACCGCCCACTCGACCTGACCGGACCGCCGTCACGGGAAGCGGTGGCGGTGACCCTGCGCGACGCGGTCGCGGCCAGTTACGCGCTGTTGACCCCGGCGGAGCGGCGCGGGGTACGCCGGTTGTCGGTGCTGCGTAACCGGTGGTCGGTGGAGCTCGCCGAGGGCATGTTGGCAGCCGACGACACCGCCGGCACCACCGACGCTGACACTGCGGTCGACCCGGTGCCGTTCCTCGACCGGCTCATGTCGTTGGGGCTGCTCGGCGCCCGAGGGGCCGGCCCCTACCGGTTCCGCTTGATCGACGTGATCCGGGACCTGGCCACCGAACGGGCCGCGGCGCACGGCGAACTGTCCGCCATCCGGCGTCGGCACGCGGTCCTGTTCGCCGGGCTCGCGGAGCGCGCCACGGCGGACCTCGCCGGGCCGAAGCTGGTGACCACGGTCAACCGGCTCGACGAGGTGGCCAGCGACCTGTGGGCGGCATTGGCGCATTCGGCCAACGACGACCCGCACACCGCGCTGCGCCTGGCGGCGGCGCTGCCGAGATGGTGGCGATTCCGGGGTCGCGACGTCGCCGGTCGACGGTGGCTGCGCAGACTGCTCGACGACCCACGGATGGTCGACGTGGATCCGACCGTTCGGGCCTGGGCGCAGGTCGGGGTGGCGCAACTGGCGGTCGAACACGGTGCCGGAGCGCAGGAACTTCCGGCCGCCCGGGCAGCGCTGGCGACGTTCACCGAGCTCGGCGACACCGCCGGCGAGCTCGCCACCCGTACGGTGCTCAGCGCAGCGTGCCTGGCTGCGGGCCAGTTCACCGAGGCCCGCGACCACGCCCAGGCGGTCCTGGCCGTCGCCGGGCGGACCGGTCGGGTGCGGGACATGACCCTGGCCCAGCACGACCTCGCCTGGCACGAGGTCCGGGCCGGGGACCTGCGGGCCGCCCGGCGTCGGCTGGCGGCCGTCGACCGACTGGCGGCGCGCACCGGTGAGGACCGGCTGCGGCTGCTGGCCCGGGCGAACCTCGCCGAGGTCGCGCGGCTGGAGGGGCGGTACGCGCGGGCGGTCGACCTGGCCCGTCGGGTGCTGGCCGCGCTGACCGCCGTCGGCGACCCGAGCCACCGGCGACGGGTCCTCGGCACGTTGGCGCTCGCGTTGGCCCAGGACGGCCGACTGGCCGAGGCGGCCGCGGCGTTGACGCAGCTGCGGAGTTACTCGATGCCGGTGGACGAGCTGGACCGGGGCCCGGTGCGGCCGGTGGACCCGGCTGGTGCCGGCGACGACCCCCGGTGCGCGTTGATCGAGGCGACGATCGCCGCCGCCCGGGGTGACCGGGAGCTGGCGGTGGAGTGGTACGCCGTGGCGGCCCGGTCGCGATGCGCCGGCAGCCAACCCCGGGATGCGATCGAGGCCATGGTCGCGCTGGCGGCGGGTACGGAGACGGCGGCCGCCCGGCAGGCGGCCCTGGACCGGTTGACGGCTGCCGCGAAGGAGAGCGGGATCACGTTGTTGCCCCGGGAACGGCAGGAGATCGGCTGGCCGGACCAGCCGTGA
- a CDS encoding MarR family transcriptional regulator has translation MTEHLADDPRITAIGLLFEVHAGLAARFAAQFEEQGLSSVEFEVLMRLRRSPSHQLRMTDLAAQAALSTSGATRVVDRMVRDGLVCRRACPTDRRSSYAVLTRAGQQRLDETLPRHLELIEQWFTGQLQPAELAAFLGTLRRLRDAVHPGATAGSDEMLAETA, from the coding sequence GTGACCGAGCACCTCGCCGACGATCCGCGGATCACCGCGATCGGGCTCCTCTTCGAAGTCCATGCTGGCCTGGCTGCCCGCTTCGCGGCGCAGTTCGAGGAGCAGGGGCTCTCCTCCGTCGAGTTCGAGGTGCTGATGCGGTTGCGTCGCTCCCCGAGCCACCAGCTGCGGATGACCGACCTCGCCGCGCAGGCCGCCCTGTCCACCAGCGGCGCCACCCGGGTCGTCGACCGGATGGTCCGCGACGGGCTGGTCTGCCGCCGGGCCTGCCCGACCGACCGACGCAGTTCGTACGCCGTGCTGACCCGCGCCGGCCAGCAACGCCTGGACGAGACGCTGCCCCGACACCTGGAACTGATCGAGCAGTGGTTCACCGGCCAGCTGCAACCGGCCGAACTCGCGGCGTTCCTCGGCACCCTACGGCGACTTCGCGACGCCGTGCATCCGGGCGCCACCGCTGGCAGTGACGAGATGCTCGCGGAGACGGCCTGA
- a CDS encoding YceI family protein: MSTDQNTREWNGITIPTAGTYELDQAHKRVGFVARHMMVSKVRGEFAEATATITVAEDPLQSSVTAVLQAASITTGQADRDAHLRSGDFLDAEKFTTLEFRSTGIASVDGNEFVLAGELTIKDVTRPVELAVEFEGAGRSPFGQDIFGFTATTEIDREEFGLTWNVALETGGVLVAKKIKIEIEGEAIRQG, from the coding sequence ATGAGCACCGACCAGAACACCCGCGAGTGGAACGGCATCACCATCCCCACCGCCGGCACCTACGAGCTCGACCAGGCGCACAAGCGGGTCGGCTTCGTCGCCCGGCACATGATGGTCAGCAAGGTCCGGGGTGAGTTCGCCGAGGCCACGGCCACCATCACGGTCGCCGAGGACCCGCTGCAGTCCTCGGTCACCGCAGTGCTGCAGGCCGCCAGTATCACCACCGGACAGGCCGACCGCGACGCCCACCTGCGCAGCGGTGACTTCCTGGACGCGGAGAAGTTCACCACGCTGGAGTTCCGCAGCACCGGGATCGCCTCGGTCGACGGCAACGAGTTCGTCCTCGCCGGTGAGCTGACGATCAAGGACGTCACCCGCCCGGTCGAGCTGGCTGTCGAGTTCGAGGGTGCCGGTCGCAGCCCGTTCGGTCAGGACATCTTCGGATTCACCGCGACCACCGAGATCGACCGCGAGGAGTTCGGCCTGACCTGGAACGTCGCGCTGGAGACGGGCGGCGTCCTGGTGGCCAAGAAGATCAAGATCGAGATCGAGGGTGAGGCCATCCGCCAGGGGTGA
- a CDS encoding glutamate--cysteine ligase, which translates to MGRDVASRAPFTREDRVRYRQKVRRCLDVFALMLDDFKFDADRPTTGLEVELNLIDPYAEPAMRNAEILANLADPTFQTELGQFNLELNARPRLIEGDGFADYEADLQASLARAGDRAAKADAAIILIGILPTLTPQHLVLNNLSTNGRYRVLNEQIVAARGEDIRLDIRGVERLQAYTDSIAPEAGCTSVQFHLQVSPDTFAAYWNASQAIAGVQVALGANAPFFYSKQLWSETRIVLFEQATDTRPDELKAQGVRPRVWFGERWITSIFDLFEENVRYFPPLLPICADEDPVEVLQNGGVPELSELRLHNGTVYRWNRPVYDIMHGRPHLRVENRVLPAGPTVVDMLANAAFYFGLARELAEADRPVWTQLTFAAAEENFHQAARRGLAAQLHWPQLGEIAVTELVLEVLLPKAYAGLDRFGVAPAQRDRLLGIIEQRCRTGRNGAVWQTESVWRAEREHGLARPEALHHMLQRYAELQRSNEPVHTWPVD; encoded by the coding sequence ATGGGCAGGGATGTCGCATCACGCGCGCCGTTCACCCGGGAGGACCGCGTCCGGTACCGGCAGAAGGTCCGCCGGTGTCTCGACGTGTTCGCGTTGATGCTCGACGACTTCAAGTTCGACGCCGACCGACCCACCACCGGCCTCGAGGTGGAACTGAACCTGATCGACCCGTACGCGGAGCCCGCCATGCGGAACGCGGAAATTCTTGCCAACCTCGCTGATCCGACATTTCAGACGGAGCTGGGTCAGTTCAACCTGGAGCTGAATGCCCGACCCCGGCTGATCGAGGGCGACGGCTTCGCCGACTACGAGGCCGACCTGCAGGCCAGCCTGGCCCGCGCCGGCGACCGGGCGGCCAAGGCCGATGCCGCGATCATCCTGATCGGCATCCTGCCCACCCTGACCCCGCAACACCTGGTGCTCAACAACCTCTCCACCAACGGCCGGTACCGGGTGCTCAACGAGCAGATCGTCGCCGCCCGCGGCGAGGACATTCGGCTGGACATCCGGGGCGTCGAGCGGCTGCAGGCGTACACCGACTCGATCGCCCCCGAGGCCGGCTGCACCAGCGTCCAGTTCCACCTGCAGGTCTCGCCCGACACGTTCGCCGCGTACTGGAACGCGTCCCAGGCCATCGCCGGGGTGCAGGTCGCCCTCGGCGCCAACGCGCCGTTCTTCTACAGCAAACAGCTCTGGTCGGAGACCCGGATCGTGCTGTTCGAGCAGGCCACCGACACCCGGCCCGACGAGCTGAAGGCCCAGGGGGTACGGCCCCGGGTGTGGTTCGGCGAACGGTGGATCACCTCGATCTTCGACCTGTTCGAGGAGAACGTCCGGTACTTCCCGCCGCTGCTGCCGATCTGCGCCGACGAGGACCCGGTCGAGGTCCTGCAGAACGGCGGCGTGCCGGAGCTGAGCGAACTACGGCTGCACAACGGCACCGTCTACCGGTGGAACCGACCGGTGTACGACATCATGCACGGCCGCCCCCACCTGCGGGTCGAGAACCGGGTGCTGCCCGCCGGGCCGACCGTCGTCGACATGCTGGCCAACGCCGCCTTCTACTTCGGCCTGGCCCGCGAGCTGGCGGAGGCCGACCGCCCGGTCTGGACCCAGCTCACCTTCGCGGCCGCCGAGGAGAACTTCCACCAGGCGGCCCGTCGTGGCCTCGCCGCCCAGCTGCACTGGCCGCAGCTCGGTGAGATCGCGGTCACCGAGCTGGTGCTGGAGGTCCTGCTGCCGAAGGCGTACGCCGGGCTGGACCGGTTCGGTGTCGCCCCGGCGCAGCGCGACCGGCTGCTCGGCATCATCGAGCAACGGTGCCGTACCGGTCGTAACGGCGCGGTCTGGCAGACCGAGTCGGTCTGGCGCGCCGAGCGTGAGCACGGGCTGGCCCGCCCCGAGGCGCTGCACCACATGCTGCAGCGCTACGCCGAACTGCAGCGCAGCAACGAGCCGGTGCACACCTGGCCGGTCGACTGA
- a CDS encoding Stk1 family PASTA domain-containing Ser/Thr kinase: MADRPRDPAEDGSAGRDVGDYTSQLPRPVDPWATRAGDLDGDAGGPTKVDQPGAGPGTGAVPPAGPGTGAVPPAGAGTAAMTPTGGDREPAWSGRAGVPVRPAGGDGAEGWPGAAGGGTGGGWGEPERPGQAGRPWWLPILLGVLALVVIALVGTLIWWVSNLDDTRDPVDPGPTTAPTASAPSEPTGQPEPTEAEPTEPEPEQSSAPATVAVPNLVGLTEVQARSLLDERDLGYRLTFRDSDQPSGTVIETNPPAGSEVPPGTEIELVLAASDSEPSPEPSPSATPTGESDDEND, encoded by the coding sequence ATGGCCGACAGACCGAGAGATCCTGCCGAGGACGGCTCGGCAGGTCGCGACGTCGGGGACTACACGAGTCAGCTGCCCCGCCCGGTCGACCCGTGGGCCACCCGGGCCGGCGATCTCGACGGTGACGCGGGCGGGCCGACCAAGGTGGACCAGCCGGGCGCGGGTCCGGGGACCGGTGCGGTGCCGCCAGCGGGGCCGGGCACTGGTGCGGTGCCGCCGGCTGGCGCGGGGACCGCGGCGATGACACCGACCGGCGGCGACCGGGAACCGGCCTGGTCGGGTCGGGCCGGGGTGCCGGTGCGGCCGGCGGGCGGTGACGGCGCCGAGGGTTGGCCCGGTGCGGCCGGTGGCGGCACCGGTGGCGGCTGGGGCGAGCCGGAGCGCCCCGGTCAGGCTGGCCGGCCGTGGTGGTTGCCGATCCTGCTGGGCGTGCTGGCACTGGTCGTGATCGCCCTGGTCGGCACCCTGATCTGGTGGGTGAGTAACCTGGACGACACGCGGGACCCGGTCGATCCCGGCCCGACGACGGCACCGACCGCGTCCGCTCCGTCGGAGCCGACGGGGCAGCCCGAGCCGACCGAAGCGGAGCCGACCGAGCCGGAGCCGGAGCAGAGCAGCGCGCCGGCCACGGTCGCCGTACCGAACCTGGTGGGGTTGACCGAGGTGCAGGCCCGGAGTCTGCTCGACGAACGCGACCTCGGATACCGGCTGACCTTCCGCGACTCGGACCAGCCGTCCGGCACGGTCATCGAGACGAATCCGCCGGCCGGCAGCGAGGTGCCGCCGGGCACCGAGATCGAGCTCGTGCTCGCCGCGTCCGACAGTGAGCCGTCACCGGAGCCGAGTCCGTCGGCGACCCCCACCGGGGAGTCCGACGACGAGAACGACTGA
- a CDS encoding helix-turn-helix transcriptional regulator produces MTERRSPTVRRRRLGAELRRRRDAAGVTIDAVAERLECSASKVSRIETGHTTATPRDVRDMLEIYGVTGAEAEELVQIAREARQKGWWHPYSTVLTGAYVGFEAAARSVRAYEQQVVPGLLQTADYARAMICAARPDITAEEVDHRVHVRLKRQSLLTQEDQIDVWAVLDEAVLSRPVGGDAVMRAQLHRLVEAADLPNVTLQILPFEVGAHAGMDGTFTILDFPEPSDADVVYAENATGGLFLEKTEELRKYIFIFDHIRAAALTPEESVAMIAKRAKEPLWTSRLRGSG; encoded by the coding sequence GTGACCGAGCGCCGAAGCCCGACTGTCCGGCGCCGCCGTCTCGGCGCCGAGCTGCGCCGGCGGCGGGACGCTGCGGGCGTCACGATCGATGCCGTCGCGGAGCGTCTGGAGTGCTCCGCGTCGAAAGTTTCCCGGATCGAGACCGGGCACACCACCGCGACGCCCCGCGACGTCCGCGACATGCTGGAGATCTACGGCGTGACCGGCGCTGAGGCCGAGGAGCTGGTGCAGATCGCCCGGGAGGCCCGGCAGAAGGGCTGGTGGCATCCGTACTCGACGGTGCTGACCGGGGCCTACGTGGGCTTCGAGGCGGCGGCCAGGTCGGTGCGGGCGTACGAACAGCAGGTCGTCCCGGGGCTGCTGCAGACCGCGGACTACGCCCGCGCGATGATCTGCGCGGCGCGCCCCGACATCACCGCCGAAGAAGTCGACCACCGGGTCCATGTCCGACTGAAGCGTCAGTCGTTGTTGACTCAGGAAGATCAGATCGACGTATGGGCGGTGCTCGATGAGGCTGTGCTGAGTCGGCCGGTCGGTGGGGACGCGGTGATGCGGGCACAACTGCACCGCCTCGTCGAAGCGGCAGACCTGCCGAACGTCACGTTGCAGATCCTGCCCTTCGAGGTGGGCGCACACGCCGGCATGGACGGCACGTTCACGATCCTCGACTTTCCGGAGCCGAGCGACGCGGACGTGGTCTACGCGGAGAACGCCACCGGTGGACTCTTCCTGGAAAAGACCGAGGAACTACGCAAATACATCTTCATCTTTGATCACATACGCGCGGCGGCCCTCACCCCCGAGGAGTCCGTCGCCATGATCGCGAAACGTGCTAAGGAGCCATTGTGGACATCGAGGTTAAGGGGCTCCGGGTAG
- a CDS encoding DUF397 domain-containing protein: MDIEVKGLRVDLTRAVWQKSSRSGPNCDNCVEVAFVDQAIAVRDSKNPTGPALIFTADEWDAFLGGARDGEFDLD, encoded by the coding sequence GTGGACATCGAGGTTAAGGGGCTCCGGGTAGACCTCACCCGGGCGGTCTGGCAGAAGAGCTCACGCAGCGGACCGAACTGCGACAACTGCGTGGAGGTCGCCTTCGTCGACCAGGCGATCGCGGTCCGCGACTCGAAGAACCCGACCGGACCAGCGTTGATCTTCACCGCCGACGAGTGGGACGCGTTCCTCGGCGGAGCCCGCGACGGCGAGTTCGACCTGGACTGA